The Sagittula stellata E-37 sequence TAGGGGAGCCCGTGCCAGTCAGAACCTTCCATGCGTGCTTCGAAGCTGTGAAGGTCTAGCCTGTTGGGTCAGGGGTTCACTGTGAGTCCGGCGCGGAAGGTCATTGGACGGCAGACGCGGCATCGGCGCATTGTGCGAAAATAGAAGGCTTCCTCCTTTGGACCGGGACATTCCCATCAGCCGTGCACAAACGTCAGGTTTGGTCTTTTCGCTGCGCCGCGCAGGATCCCGGCGATGCGGCGCTGGCAAGACTAACGGACCGGCCCAAGACAGCGGTGCATCGCGTGCACGCCGCCGCAGTATCGACCAACGTCCAGTGTACGGCCAACGCGTTCAGGTCAGACCGTCGCGCGGGCGGATAGACCGTCGAGAATGGCGCAATCCGGCGCGTCGTCGCCGTGGCATTGGCCGATGAGCGCCTCAAGTTCAGCCTCCAAAGTCTTCAACTGGCTGATCTTGTCGCGCACCGCTTCGAGGTTCTGTGCCGCCAGGGCGCGTACATCTCGGCTGGCGCGTGTCGGGTCGGCGTTCAGGTCCAGCAGGCGGCGGCATTCTTCCAGTCCAAAGCCGAGATGTCGCGCCTGCGCCAGGATCCGCAGCCGATCCACCGCCGTATCCGAGAAATCACGATACCCGTTCTCGGCACGTTCTGCCTTTACCAGTCCCAGATCCTCGTAATACCGCACGGTCTTGACGGTCAGCCCGGCTGCCTTCGCTGCCTGTCCGATGTTCATGGCGTATCTCCTTTGTGCCATTAAACCCTCCAGCGAGTGGAAGGTAAAGCCACTTCGTTTCGACCACCCCAGGGCGCAGCATATTGCCGAATGGTCTTGGCCGCCGTCACGGCTTTTCAACTGGCGACAACCCCGGCTGCGTGCGAGAAAAGGCTGCATGACACGTTTGTTTCTGACCCTTCCGCTCCTCCTGTCGCTTGCCGTGCCCGCTGCGGCACGGGAGATCACGATATTCGCCGCGGCAAGCCTGCGTGATGCGCTTGACGAGGCAGCGGAGCTTTACAGCAATGAAACAGGGGACGACACGGTGATTTCCTACGCCGGATCGTCCGCCCTTGCGCGCCAGATCCAGCAAGGCGCACCCGCGGATGTCTTCATTTCGGCCAACGCCGGCTGGATGGACGCGCTGGAGGAGGACGGTCTGCTCGCACCGGGCACGCGCCGCGATCTGCTGGGCAATTCCCTTGTACTCGTGGCCGGGGTCGAAGGGCCGGTTGACGACCTGACACCCGCAAGCGACCTCGCCGGGTGGCTGGAGGGCGGCAAGCTGGCCATGGCGCTTGTCGACGCGGTGCCTGCCGGGATCTACGGCAAGGCGGCGCTGGAACACCTGGGCCTGTGGGACACCGTGGCCGCACAGGTCGCGCAGGCCGACAACGTTCGGGCGGCGCTGGCCCTTGTCGCGGTGGGTGCGGCGCCGCTCGGCATCGTCTACCGCACCGACGCGCAGGCCGAACCGCGCGTGTTCGTGAAGGCCGCAATCCCGCGCGACAGCCATCCGCCGATCCTCTACCCCGCCGCGGCGATGGCAGAGAAACAGCAGTTCGCCCTGCCGTTCCTGTCCTTCCTTGAAACGGGACCGGCGCAGGACATCTTCCGACGTCACGGCTTTACGGTGATGGCGGAGTAACGGATGGACTGGCTCGGACCCGAGGAATGGAGCGCCGTGGCCCTGTCGGTCAAGGTTTCCTTCTGGGCGGTCGTTGCGTCCCTCCCGTTCGGTCTTCTGACTGCCTATGCGTTGGCGCGGTGGTCCTTTCCCGGCAAGCAAATCCTCAACGGGCTGGTGCATCTGCCGCTGATCCTTCCGCCAGTGGTCACCGGTTACCTGCTGCTCCTGACCTTCGGGCCAAGGGCGCCGGTCGGCGGGTTCCTCGAGGCCATCGGGCTGGGCATCGCGTTCCGCTGGACAGGCGCGGCCCTGGCAGCGGCCATCATGGGGTTTCCCCTGATGGTGCGCGCCATGCGTCTGTCCATCGAAGCCATCGACCCGCGCCTGGAAGAGGCGGCCGCAACGCTCGGCGCCTCCGGGGGGCGCGTCTTCGCCACGGTGACGGTGCCGCTGATGCTTCCGGGTCTGCTGACCGGTGCGATCCTCGCCTTCGCCAAGGCGATGGGAGAATTCGGTGCAACCATCACCTTCGTCTCGAACATTCCCGGACAGACCCAGACCCTGCCATCCGCCATCTACGCTTTTCTGCAGATACCGGGCGGAGAGGCCTCTGCCCTGCGACTCGTCGTGGTGTCGATCATTGTGGCGATGGGCGCGCTCCTTGTGTCGGAATGGGCGTCGCGCCGGGTCGCCGCGCGGGTGGGGGCGTGATGCTGAACCTGCGCCTGAAACACGCTTTCGGTCGGTTCAGGCTCGACGCAGAGTTCACAGCGCCCGCCGGGGTGACGGTGCTGTTCGGCCGGTCCGGCTCTGGCAAGAGCACGATCCTCAAAGCCACTGCCGGTCTCCTGCGCCCGGACGAAGCGCGCGTCACCCTGAACGACCGGACGCTTTGCGACACGGCAAAGGGCGTCTGGCTGCCGCCCCACAAGCGCGGCCTCGGCGTGATCTTCCAGGAAGGCCGCCTCTTCCCGCACCTCACGGTCCGGCAGAACCTGTTGTATTCCCGCCGTAAGGCGTCGAGTTTGTCGCGCGTCGTCGAGATGCTGGGGATCGGCGACCTGCTCGACCGTCGGCCCCGGGCGCTTTCTGGGGGAGAGCAGCAAAGGGTCGCCATCGGCCGCGCGCTTCTGAGCGACCCGCAACTGATCCTGGCAGACGAACCTCTGGCCGCATTGGACGAGCCGCGCAAAGCCGAGATCCTGCCCTACTTCGAACGTCTGCGGGACGAGGCGCGCTGCCCGATCCTCTACGTGACCCACTCCCCGGCCGAGGTTGCGCGCCTCGCCACGACGGTTGTCGTCCTCGATGCGGGCAAGGTGACGCGGCAGGGCACGCCCGCCGACGTACTGGGTGATCCGGACGTTGTTCCGGCGGGTATCCGTGGCGTCGGGGCGGTGCTCGAAGCGACGGTCGCCCGGCATCACGACGACGGGTTGACCGAACTCGACGCCGGCGGCGTGCCACTGTTTCTGCCCCGCACCGATGCGGCACCGGGGACGAGGACCCGCATCCGTATCGCCGCACAGGAGGTCATCCTGTCCCGCGAGCGGCCTGTGGGCCTGTCGGCGCTCAACATCCTGCCCGGCACGGTGGCCAGCCTGCGCGCGGGTGATGGCCCAGGCACGCTGGTCGTCGTCGATACCCCTGCAGGGCGTCTCCTGGCGCGGGTCACGCGCCGTTCCGCCGAGGCACTGCAACTGGCGCCCGGCGTCGCCTGCCATGCGGTCGTAAAGACGGTCGCCATCGCGCGGCAGGACATCGGACAGGGTTGAAGCGGCGCGGCAGCCCGCTAGCTCGGGCTGCATGGAAAACGCATTGGTCATCGGCGCAAGCGGCGGCATCGGCAGCGCAATCTGCGCGGCACTCAATGGGCGCGGCGTCTCCGTCACCGGGCTCTCCCGTTCTGTGGACGGACTGGATACTACCGATGAGCAGTCCGTCGCGCATGCGCTTGGCCGGTTGGACACCCCCTTCGATCTGATCTTCGTGGCGACCGGCGCTTTGGAGATCGACGGCCACGCACCTGAGAAATCTCTCGACGCCGTGACGGCGCGCGGTCTGGCCGACCAGTTCGCGCTGAACGCCATCGGCCCTGCGCTGGTGCTGAAACACGCGCGCCGCCTTATTCCTCGCGACAGGCCGGCGACCGTGGCCGTTCTGTCCGCGCGCGTGGGCTCTATCGGCGACAACGGTCTTGGCGGCTGGTATGCCTACCGCGCCGCCAAGGCCGGGCTCAACCAGCTTGTGCACGGCGCGGCCATCGAGCTTGGCCGCAGATATCGCAAGCTCTGCGTCGTCTGCCTGCACCCGGGCACCGTCGCCACCCGATTCACTGC is a genomic window containing:
- a CDS encoding MerR family transcriptional regulator, which translates into the protein MNIGQAAKAAGLTVKTVRYYEDLGLVKAERAENGYRDFSDTAVDRLRILAQARHLGFGLEECRRLLDLNADPTRASRDVRALAAQNLEAVRDKISQLKTLEAELEALIGQCHGDDAPDCAILDGLSARATV
- the modA gene encoding molybdate ABC transporter substrate-binding protein, producing MTRLFLTLPLLLSLAVPAAAREITIFAAASLRDALDEAAELYSNETGDDTVISYAGSSALARQIQQGAPADVFISANAGWMDALEEDGLLAPGTRRDLLGNSLVLVAGVEGPVDDLTPASDLAGWLEGGKLAMALVDAVPAGIYGKAALEHLGLWDTVAAQVAQADNVRAALALVAVGAAPLGIVYRTDAQAEPRVFVKAAIPRDSHPPILYPAAAMAEKQQFALPFLSFLETGPAQDIFRRHGFTVMAE
- a CDS encoding SDR family NAD(P)-dependent oxidoreductase; the encoded protein is MENALVIGASGGIGSAICAALNGRGVSVTGLSRSVDGLDTTDEQSVAHALGRLDTPFDLIFVATGALEIDGHAPEKSLDAVTARGLADQFALNAIGPALVLKHARRLIPRDRPATVAVLSARVGSIGDNGLGGWYAYRAAKAGLNQLVHGAAIELGRRYRKLCVVCLHPGTVATRFTADYQDRHPTVPPEKAARNLLAVIDGLTPADTGRFLDYAGKEIPW
- the modB gene encoding molybdate ABC transporter permease subunit — encoded protein: MDWLGPEEWSAVALSVKVSFWAVVASLPFGLLTAYALARWSFPGKQILNGLVHLPLILPPVVTGYLLLLTFGPRAPVGGFLEAIGLGIAFRWTGAALAAAIMGFPLMVRAMRLSIEAIDPRLEEAAATLGASGGRVFATVTVPLMLPGLLTGAILAFAKAMGEFGATITFVSNIPGQTQTLPSAIYAFLQIPGGEASALRLVVVSIIVAMGALLVSEWASRRVAARVGA
- the modC gene encoding molybdenum ABC transporter ATP-binding protein — encoded protein: MLNLRLKHAFGRFRLDAEFTAPAGVTVLFGRSGSGKSTILKATAGLLRPDEARVTLNDRTLCDTAKGVWLPPHKRGLGVIFQEGRLFPHLTVRQNLLYSRRKASSLSRVVEMLGIGDLLDRRPRALSGGEQQRVAIGRALLSDPQLILADEPLAALDEPRKAEILPYFERLRDEARCPILYVTHSPAEVARLATTVVVLDAGKVTRQGTPADVLGDPDVVPAGIRGVGAVLEATVARHHDDGLTELDAGGVPLFLPRTDAAPGTRTRIRIAAQEVILSRERPVGLSALNILPGTVASLRAGDGPGTLVVVDTPAGRLLARVTRRSAEALQLAPGVACHAVVKTVAIARQDIGQG